Proteins encoded within one genomic window of Solibaculum mannosilyticum:
- the rpsD gene encoding 30S ribosomal protein S4 has product MARNMQPIAKRCRALGISPAVMGYAKKTSNRNPGGQMRKKKSEYALQLAEKQKVKFVYGIMEKQFREYYDKASRMAGKTGENLLVLVERRLDNVVYRLGFVQTRREARQAVSHAHFTVNGRKVNIPSYLVKPGDVIEVVASSRSSAKFSKLTGEDAPMVMLPQWLEREKNTLKGTVTKMPAREDIDLPVEEHLIVELYSK; this is encoded by the coding sequence ATGGCTAGAAATATGCAGCCTATCGCCAAGCGCTGCCGAGCACTGGGCATTTCTCCTGCCGTCATGGGTTACGCGAAGAAAACGAGCAATCGCAACCCCGGTGGCCAGATGAGAAAGAAAAAGAGCGAGTATGCTTTGCAGCTGGCTGAGAAGCAGAAGGTTAAATTTGTTTACGGCATTATGGAGAAGCAGTTCCGCGAGTATTACGACAAAGCTTCCCGTATGGCCGGTAAAACAGGTGAGAACCTGCTGGTGCTGGTGGAGCGCCGCCTGGATAACGTTGTATACCGTTTGGGATTTGTCCAGACCCGTCGTGAGGCCCGTCAGGCCGTCAGCCATGCACATTTTACCGTGAATGGCAGAAAGGTCAACATCCCCTCCTATCTGGTCAAGCCCGGCGACGTCATTGAAGTGGTCGCTTCCAGCCGCAGCTCTGCCAAATTCAGCAAGCTGACCGGCGAGGATGCCCCCATGGTGATGCTGCCCCAGTGGCTGGAGCGTGAAAAGAATACCCTCAAGGGTACTGTTACCAAAATGCCCGCCCGTGAGGACATCGATCTGCCCGTCGAGGAGCATCTGATCGTCGAGCTCTACTCCAAGTAA